In Thermus aquaticus, the sequence CAGGGCCCTGACGGCGCTCACCGCCTGCTTGAGGACCTCAAACCGGGCCTCGGCCTCCGGGTCCTGGGGGCCGGGCTCGGGCCAGGCCTCGAGGGCCAGCTCCTCCCTGCCCGTCAGGGCCTGGTAGAGCTCGCTGGTGATGAAGGGCATGATGGGGTGGAGGAGCTTGAGGAGGGTGGCCAGGCTCTCCTCCAGAGTCCTCAGGGTGTGGGCGTTCCCAGCCTTCAGGGCGGGCTTGGAGGCCTCCAGGTACCAGTCGCAGAACTCGCTCCAGATGAGCTCGTAGACCTCCCGGGCGGCCTGGGCCAGGTCCAGGGCCTCGTAAAGAGCGGTGATCTCCTCCACGCCCCGGGCCAGGCGGCTTTTCATGAAGCGGTCCGCCAGGGTGGGGGCGTCCTCCTTGGGGCTAAAGCCCTCCCGGGAGAGGAGGACGAAGCGGGCGGCGTTGTAGAGCTTGTTGGCGAAGTTCCTGGCCATCTCCAGCCAGCGGAGGTCCAGCCTTATGTCCTGCCCCCCCGTGGCCAGGTAGGTGAGGGCGAAGCGGAGGGCGTCGGCGCCGTAGCGCTCCACCATCTCCAGGGGGTCAATGACGTTCCCCTTGGACTTGGACATCTTCTGGCCCTTCTCGTCCAGGACCAGGCCGTGGAGGAGGACGGTCTTGAAGGGCCTTTCCCCCATGAAGTGGTAGCCGGAGACCTCCATGCGGGAGACCCAGAGGAAGAGGATGTCGTACCCCGTCACCAGGACGTCCCCGGGGTAGAAGGCCTTCAGGTCCTCGGTCTTTTCAGGCCAGCCCAGGGTGGAAAGGGGCCAGAGGGCCGAGGAGAACCAGGTGTCAAAGACGTCCTCGTCCCGCTTCAGGCTTTGGCTTCCGCAGGCCTCGCAGGCCGTGGGGTCTTCCAGGTAGCTTTCCGGCTTGGGGACGTTGACCGCCCCGCAGTCCTGGCAGTACCAGGCGGGGATCTGGTGCCCCCACCAGAGCTGGCGGGAGATGTTCCAGTCCCGGACGTTCCTAAGCCAGTCCATGTTGACCTTCTTCCACCTCTCGGGGACGAAGGCGATCTCGTCCCGCTCCAGGCCCTTTAGGACCTCCTCCGCCAGGGGCTTCATCCTGAGCCACCACTGGGGGAAGATGGCGTATTCCAAGGGGGTGCCGCAGCGGGAGCAGGTGGCGAGGGCGATGGTGTAGTCCTCTTCCTTCACCAGGTGGCCCGCCTCCTGGAAGAGGGCCACCGCCTTTTTGCGGGCCTCAAAGCGGTCAAGCCCCCTCAAGGGCTCGGGCACCCTCTCCCCCTCCATCCGGCCCTCGAGGTTGATGACGGAGACGGGCGTGAGGCCATGCCTTTCCCCGATCTCGTAGTCCAGGGGGTCGTGGGCGGGGGTCACCTTCAGGGCCCCGGTGCCGAACTCCCGCTCCACGGCGGGGTCGGCCAGGATGGGGATCCAGATGTCGGTGAGGGGGATCCGGGCCTTCTTGCCGATGAACGCCTGGTAGCGCTCGTCCTCGGGGTGGACGGCGATGGCCTGGTCGGCGAAGACGGTCTCGGGGCGGACGGTGGCGATCTCTATGTACCCGCCCCCTTCCACCTCGTAGCGGAGGGTGTAGAGCT encodes:
- a CDS encoding valine--tRNA ligase, producing MDLPKAYDPKSVEPKWAKKWAENPFVANPKSSKPPFVIFMPPPNVTGSLHMGHALDNSLQDALIRYKRMRGFEAVWLPGTDHAGIATQVVVERLLLKEGKTRHDLGREEFLKRVWQWKEASGGTILRQLKRLGASADWSREAFTMDEARSRAVRYAFSRYYHEGLAYRAPRLVNWCPRCETTLSDLEVETEPTPGKLYTLRYEVEGGGYIEIATVRPETVFADQAIAVHPEDERYQAFIGKKARIPLTDIWIPILADPAVEREFGTGALKVTPAHDPLDYEIGERHGLTPVSVINLEGRMEGERVPEPLRGLDRFEARKKAVALFQEAGHLVKEEDYTIALATCSRCGTPLEYAIFPQWWLRMKPLAEEVLKGLERDEIAFVPERWKKVNMDWLRNVRDWNISRQLWWGHQIPAWYCQDCGAVNVPKPESYLEDPTACEACGSQSLKRDEDVFDTWFSSALWPLSTLGWPEKTEDLKAFYPGDVLVTGYDILFLWVSRMEVSGYHFMGERPFKTVLLHGLVLDEKGQKMSKSKGNVIDPLEMVERYGADALRFALTYLATGGQDIRLDLRWLEMARNFANKLYNAARFVLLSREGFSPKEDAPTLADRFMKSRLARGVEEITALYEALDLAQAAREVYELIWSEFCDWYLEASKPALKAGNAHTLRTLEESLATLLKLLHPIMPFITSELYQALTGREELALEAWPEPGPQDPEAEARFEVLKQAVSAVRALKAEAGLPQGEEVRVYLEGDAASVAENLPVFRFLARAELLEERPEKALVKAMPRVTVRMPLEGLLDVEEWKRRQEKRLKELLELAERSRKKLASPGFREKAPKEVVEAEEARLKENLAQADRIREALSQIG